One genomic region from Rhizomicrobium palustre encodes:
- a CDS encoding carboxypeptidase-like regulatory domain-containing protein: MAKWMMAAFAMLSFGAAQAGQHVISGTVRDFDGKPVAGAEVVLKSSAFNDLYTVKSDGDGHYRMIVEDGRYMALESITTADYGKSRLEFWAWNVPVASDMNIDVRYHRLEIYGVNVFKVQGAGPGYFAYFRPMSLTRALSKDTKKDPDIAPLPNELDLKVAVNGAPAVIDTVERVQEYFGKGPTMVSYLVHFQPAKPIEGTVEVRITGLDKANGDRGEGAYFYTVPDYRK, translated from the coding sequence ATGGCAAAATGGATGATGGCCGCTTTTGCGATGCTGAGCTTTGGGGCGGCGCAGGCGGGCCAACATGTGATCAGCGGCACGGTGCGCGATTTTGACGGCAAACCGGTAGCCGGTGCCGAGGTGGTCCTGAAATCGTCTGCCTTCAATGATCTGTACACGGTCAAATCCGATGGTGATGGCCACTACCGCATGATTGTGGAAGATGGGCGCTATATGGCGCTCGAATCCATCACCACGGCCGATTACGGCAAGTCGCGGCTTGAATTCTGGGCCTGGAATGTGCCGGTCGCGTCCGACATGAACATCGATGTGCGCTATCACCGGCTCGAGATTTACGGCGTCAATGTCTTCAAGGTGCAGGGTGCGGGGCCTGGCTATTTTGCTTATTTCCGGCCCATGAGTCTGACGCGGGCACTCTCCAAGGACACGAAGAAGGACCCGGATATCGCGCCCTTGCCAAATGAGCTGGATTTAAAGGTTGCGGTGAACGGCGCGCCTGCTGTGATCGATACTGTCGAACGTGTGCAGGAATATTTTGGCAAAGGCCCGACAATGGTATCATATCTCGTCCACTTTCAGCCCGCCAAGCCTATCGAGGGAACGGTGGAGGTGCGCATCACCGGGCTCGACAAGGCCAATGGCGATCGTGGCGAGGGCGCGTATTTCTATACCGTGCCTGACTACCGCAAATAG
- the recG gene encoding ATP-dependent DNA helicase RecG, whose product MRPSILFPLFADTRSLPGVGPRLEKLISQVAGTRLKDLIFHLPTGVIDRSYRPKLIAAEAGRIVTASVNVLDHLPPRDKRQPFKVRCSDDTATIELVFFHAHQDWLNKSLPVGSQRVISGKVERFNNRLSMPHPDFIAAPGEEMPLHEPVYALTEGLSGKVLSKAIRGALEKVSPLPEWLDPAYQKKMKWPAFHEAIKAAHSPVKEADLAPETPERQRLAYDELLSNQLALMLVRKQMREVNKGRVLKAEGRLKAKALAALHFTLTEAQQQAIAEIEADMASPQRMLRLLQGDVGAGKTVVAFMALLDAVEAGTQGALMAPTEILSRQHMAGLEKLAEASGVKMALLTGREKGAPRAALLKALAEGEIDILIGTHALFSDDVVFKDLGLVVVDEQHRFGVHQRMTLQGKGEHVTDVLVMTATPIPRTLALTAYGDMEVSRLFGRPPGRQPIETRVLPVSRLEDVVEHLRKALAAGTRAYWVCPLVEESEKIDLAAAEDRARELSATLGPKVGLVHGKMKAAERDAAMAKFKAGELQLLVATTVIEVGVDVPEATIMVVEHAERFGLAQLHQLRGRVGRGSGKSSCLLVYAPPLGETAKARLSTLRDTDDGFVIAEEDLKLRGPGELLGTRQSGQLEFRLADISAHGELLACARDDAALILSRDPDLKSDRGVALRVLLYLFGQDEAVKYLRAG is encoded by the coding sequence ATGCGCCCGTCGATTCTGTTCCCCCTTTTCGCGGATACCAGGAGCCTGCCCGGGGTTGGGCCGAGGCTGGAAAAGCTCATCAGCCAGGTCGCCGGGACGCGACTGAAGGACCTGATTTTCCACCTGCCGACCGGGGTGATCGACCGCTCCTACCGCCCCAAGCTGATCGCAGCAGAGGCCGGGCGCATCGTGACGGCGAGCGTGAATGTGCTCGACCACTTGCCTCCGCGCGACAAGCGCCAACCCTTCAAAGTGCGCTGCAGTGATGACACCGCCACCATTGAGCTGGTGTTCTTTCACGCCCATCAAGACTGGCTGAACAAATCCCTGCCCGTCGGCAGCCAGCGGGTAATTTCGGGCAAGGTGGAGCGGTTCAACAACCGCCTTTCCATGCCGCATCCCGATTTCATCGCAGCACCGGGCGAAGAGATGCCCTTGCATGAGCCCGTCTATGCCCTGACCGAAGGGCTTTCGGGCAAGGTGCTTTCCAAGGCCATCCGCGGGGCGCTGGAAAAAGTCTCACCCCTGCCGGAATGGCTGGACCCGGCATATCAGAAAAAGATGAAATGGCCGGCCTTTCATGAGGCGATCAAAGCCGCGCATAGCCCGGTGAAGGAAGCTGACCTCGCGCCCGAAACGCCGGAGCGCCAGCGCCTGGCCTATGACGAGCTTCTCTCCAACCAGCTCGCGCTGATGCTGGTGCGCAAGCAGATGCGCGAAGTGAATAAAGGCCGCGTGCTGAAGGCCGAAGGCCGCCTGAAGGCAAAAGCCCTTGCCGCGCTGCATTTCACCCTGACCGAGGCACAACAACAGGCCATTGCGGAAATCGAAGCCGATATGGCCTCACCCCAGCGCATGTTGCGGCTTCTGCAAGGCGATGTGGGTGCGGGTAAAACCGTGGTCGCCTTCATGGCGCTTTTGGATGCGGTGGAAGCCGGCACCCAAGGCGCGCTGATGGCGCCGACGGAAATCCTTTCGCGCCAGCATATGGCGGGGCTGGAAAAACTCGCCGAGGCCTCGGGCGTGAAAATGGCGCTGCTGACTGGCCGCGAAAAAGGCGCACCGCGCGCCGCTTTGCTGAAAGCCTTGGCCGAAGGCGAAATCGATATTCTCATCGGCACCCACGCCCTCTTCTCCGACGATGTGGTGTTCAAGGATTTGGGGCTGGTGGTGGTGGATGAGCAGCACCGTTTCGGGGTGCATCAACGCATGACCCTGCAAGGCAAGGGCGAGCACGTCACCGATGTGCTGGTGATGACCGCGACGCCGATCCCGCGCACCCTCGCCCTCACCGCTTATGGCGATATGGAGGTTTCGCGCCTCTTCGGCCGCCCGCCGGGGCGCCAGCCCATCGAAACCCGCGTACTGCCGGTCTCGCGTCTTGAAGACGTGGTGGAGCATTTGAGGAAGGCGCTGGCGGCTGGCACGCGCGCCTATTGGGTTTGCCCGCTGGTGGAAGAATCCGAGAAGATCGATCTTGCCGCTGCCGAGGACCGCGCCCGCGAGCTCAGCGCCACGCTGGGCCCCAAGGTTGGCCTCGTGCATGGCAAAATGAAAGCGGCCGAACGCGATGCGGCGATGGCGAAATTCAAGGCGGGGGAGCTGCAGCTTCTGGTCGCCACCACGGTAATCGAAGTGGGCGTGGACGTGCCGGAAGCCACCATCATGGTGGTGGAACACGCCGAGCGCTTCGGCCTTGCCCAGCTGCATCAGCTGCGCGGACGTGTCGGGCGCGGTTCGGGCAAATCGAGCTGCCTGCTGGTTTATGCCCCGCCCTTAGGCGAAACCGCCAAGGCGCGCCTCTCCACCTTGCGCGATACCGATGATGGCTTTGTCATCGCCGAAGAGGATTTGAAGCTGCGCGGTCCGGGCGAGCTTTTGGGCACGCGGCAAAGCGGGCAGCTTGAATTCCGCCTTGCCGATATTTCCGCACACGGAGAGCTTCTGGCCTGCGCGCGCGACGATGCCGCCTTGATCCTCAGCCGCGACCCCGATCTCAAATCAGACCGGGGCGTGGCGTTGCGCGTGCTACTCTACCTCTTTGGACAAGACGAAGCGGTGAAGTATCTGCGAGCAGGCTAA
- a CDS encoding alkaline phosphatase family protein — MKLRASLCAAAFGLMTAAASAAPVLMISLDGLRPADVIEAKKKGLNLPHLTAFMKEAAYATGVKNVLPTVTYPDHTTLITGVWPDKHGIANNETFDPYNKNLGGWYWYSSDIKVPTLWDAVHDKKGIVASIGWPVSVGSLSIDYNLPEYWRALTADDVKLIVALSTDGLVPRLAKETGLPPYALFGEDPKHDVGRTRYAQKMLEFTFPEFMTVHLVSLDHYQHTYGPDSAEAKQALEQLDTDVGDLVATARRIEPNVTIAIVSDHGFAPVVHPEINYTKYFVEAGLITLDPKSHKVVSWDAAPWAAGGSVAVVLNKPDDQSVKDRVVALLNKLQADPNAGVARWIDKAGIVERGGARNASFWFDLKQGYSANSNFTAQMPAVLRGTHGFFPDDKEMRATFMIAGPGIKPKKLGEIDMRDIAPTLAKILDVPLPKADGKPLF, encoded by the coding sequence ATGAAACTACGCGCCAGTCTTTGCGCCGCCGCGTTCGGGCTGATGACGGCTGCCGCCAGCGCCGCGCCCGTTCTGATGATTTCTCTCGATGGGCTGCGCCCCGCCGATGTGATCGAGGCCAAGAAGAAGGGTCTCAACCTGCCGCATTTGACCGCGTTCATGAAGGAAGCGGCTTATGCGACAGGCGTGAAGAATGTGCTCCCGACCGTGACCTACCCCGACCACACCACGCTGATCACCGGCGTCTGGCCCGACAAGCACGGCATCGCCAATAACGAAACTTTCGACCCCTACAATAAAAATCTCGGCGGCTGGTATTGGTATTCGAGCGATATCAAGGTGCCGACCCTGTGGGACGCGGTGCATGACAAAAAAGGCATCGTCGCCTCCATCGGCTGGCCGGTGAGCGTGGGCTCATTGTCGATTGACTATAATCTGCCGGAATATTGGCGCGCGTTGACCGCGGACGACGTCAAACTCATCGTCGCCCTCTCGACGGACGGGCTTGTGCCGCGCCTTGCCAAGGAAACGGGACTGCCGCCTTATGCCCTTTTCGGCGAAGATCCCAAACATGATGTCGGCCGCACACGCTATGCCCAGAAAATGCTGGAATTCACCTTTCCCGAATTCATGACTGTGCATCTCGTCAGCCTGGACCATTACCAGCACACCTATGGGCCGGATTCCGCGGAAGCCAAACAGGCGCTGGAACAGCTCGATACGGATGTCGGCGATCTTGTTGCTACGGCGCGCCGGATTGAGCCCAATGTGACAATCGCCATTGTCTCCGATCACGGCTTTGCCCCGGTGGTGCACCCGGAAATCAACTACACCAAGTATTTCGTGGAAGCGGGCCTCATCACCCTCGACCCCAAATCGCATAAGGTCGTGTCCTGGGATGCCGCGCCTTGGGCGGCAGGTGGTTCGGTGGCCGTAGTGCTCAACAAGCCCGACGACCAATCCGTGAAGGATCGCGTCGTGGCGTTGCTCAACAAGCTGCAAGCCGATCCTAATGCGGGCGTGGCGCGCTGGATCGATAAGGCAGGCATTGTCGAACGCGGCGGGGCGCGCAATGCCTCGTTCTGGTTCGACCTCAAGCAGGGCTATTCGGCCAACTCCAACTTCACCGCGCAGATGCCCGCCGTGTTGAGAGGCACGCATGGCTTCTTCCCGGACGACAAGGAAATGCGCGCGACCTTCATGATCGCGGGCCCCGGCATCAAACCGAAGAAGCTCGGCGAAATCGACATGCGCGATATCGCCCCTACCCTGGCAAAAATCCTCGACGTGCCGCTACCCAAGGCCGACGGCAAGCCGCTATTCTAG
- the mfd gene encoding transcription-repair coupling factor, with protein MDRVNYIARQEGRLTVSGAPEGYDAWLAAHAAESRKGVVLFVAQDGVKAASAVETIRFFAPQVQLLTFPSWDCLPYDRMSPSPDIESQRLATLATLARRGKDSGAAVVVTTINAVLQRVPPRDVIKTASFAAKIGDTVSHEDLARFLAANGYARASTVREPGDFAVRGGIVDLWPPGLDPLRLDFFGDRLDAIRTFDAETQLSSGEVQNIDLLPASEVPLDEAGVSRFRRGYVAAFGPAIDDPLYESVSAARKAPGMEHWLPLFYEKLETLFDYAPRSLVMLSHHSEEARKARLELVTDYYQTRREFLDSDANKKGALKAPPYKPLKPETLYLTHEEWEAMLKAFPVRELTPFQAPESMKSVDAHGKLGRDFAPERAQGNVNVFQLTAEHIVEVQKEKKRVIIAAWTEGSSERMGGVLSDHGVKALRPVADWHDAAKMAPSAIGLAVLGIEHGFEAPDFVVIAEQDILGDRMVSHKRARKAQNFLTEAAGLAPGDLVTHIEHGVGRYLGLKTIDVTGAPHDCLELQYDGGKLFLPVENIELLTRYGGDDSNAVLDKLGGTAWQSRKAKARERVREIAGELIRIAAARELKTLPEIEKPQGLWDEFCARFPYQETEDQEKAIADAVEDLAKGRPMDRLVCGDVGFGKTEVALRTAFVAAMSGSQVAVVVPTTLLARQHYRSFAQRFAGFPVKVRQLSRFVDAKEARETKEGLKSGDIDIVIGTHALLAKNIEFTRLGLVIVDEEQHFGVSHKERLKNLKADVHVLTLTATPIPRTLQLALSGVRDLSLITTPPIDRLAVRTYVTPFDPMVIREALLREHYRGGQSFYVCPRISDLREADEFLKENVPEVKAAVAHGQMAATALEEIMTAFYDRKIDVLISTNIVESGLDVPNANTMIVHRADMFGLSQLYQIRGRIGRSKQRAYAYLTTPADHKPTETAERRLEVLQSLDQLGAGFTVASHDMDIRGAGNLLGEEQSGHVKEVGIELYQEMLEEAVASLKEGGDPEKEATEQWSPNINIGAAVLIPEAYVPDLNVRMALYRRLSTIETRADMDRFAAELIDRFGPLPEEVKHLFEIVQIKQMAKKAGVDKIDAGPKGGVIGFRNNQFANPLGLVKLISESPTSVKVRPDQKIVISRVWETPEQRLKGVQGVLTALVKLVA; from the coding sequence TTGGACCGTGTAAATTATATCGCCCGCCAGGAAGGCCGCCTCACGGTCTCCGGCGCGCCGGAAGGTTATGATGCGTGGCTCGCGGCCCATGCCGCCGAAAGCCGCAAGGGCGTAGTGCTGTTTGTGGCGCAGGATGGCGTCAAGGCGGCGAGCGCGGTGGAGACAATTCGTTTCTTCGCGCCGCAAGTGCAGCTTCTGACCTTTCCGTCTTGGGACTGCTTGCCTTACGACCGCATGAGCCCGAGCCCTGACATCGAAAGTCAGCGTCTCGCCACCCTCGCCACCTTGGCCCGCCGGGGTAAAGACAGCGGTGCTGCGGTGGTGGTGACGACCATCAATGCCGTGTTGCAGCGCGTGCCGCCGCGCGATGTCATCAAGACTGCCAGCTTCGCCGCCAAGATCGGGGATACGGTTTCCCATGAGGATCTGGCGCGCTTTCTCGCCGCCAATGGCTATGCCCGCGCTTCTACAGTGCGTGAGCCGGGCGATTTCGCGGTGCGGGGCGGTATTGTCGATCTCTGGCCGCCGGGGCTTGATCCCTTGCGTCTCGATTTTTTCGGTGATCGTCTCGATGCCATTCGCACCTTCGATGCCGAGACCCAGCTTTCCTCCGGCGAGGTGCAGAACATCGATTTGTTGCCTGCCTCCGAAGTGCCGCTGGATGAAGCGGGCGTGTCGCGTTTCCGCCGCGGCTATGTCGCCGCTTTCGGTCCTGCGATTGACGATCCCTTGTATGAAAGCGTCAGCGCCGCCCGCAAAGCGCCGGGCATGGAGCATTGGCTGCCGCTCTTCTACGAAAAGCTTGAAACCCTCTTCGATTACGCGCCGCGCAGCCTCGTGATGCTCAGCCATCACAGCGAGGAAGCCCGCAAGGCACGACTGGAGCTGGTCACCGATTACTATCAAACCCGCCGTGAGTTTCTCGACAGCGACGCCAATAAGAAAGGCGCGTTGAAAGCCCCGCCCTATAAGCCGCTCAAGCCCGAAACCCTCTACCTCACACATGAGGAGTGGGAGGCGATGCTGAAGGCTTTCCCGGTGCGCGAGTTGACGCCCTTCCAGGCGCCGGAATCGATGAAATCCGTCGATGCCCATGGCAAGCTTGGCCGCGATTTCGCTCCCGAACGCGCGCAAGGCAATGTCAACGTCTTCCAACTCACTGCCGAGCACATCGTCGAGGTCCAGAAAGAAAAGAAGCGGGTCATTATTGCCGCTTGGACGGAAGGCTCCTCCGAGCGCATGGGCGGAGTTCTTTCCGATCACGGTGTGAAGGCGCTGCGCCCCGTCGCTGATTGGCATGACGCCGCCAAGATGGCGCCGAGTGCCATCGGCCTTGCCGTGCTCGGCATCGAGCATGGCTTTGAAGCGCCCGATTTCGTGGTCATCGCCGAGCAGGACATTCTCGGCGACCGCATGGTCAGCCATAAGCGCGCCCGCAAAGCCCAGAACTTCCTCACCGAAGCAGCGGGGCTGGCGCCGGGCGATCTCGTCACCCATATCGAACATGGAGTAGGGCGCTATCTCGGGCTTAAGACCATCGATGTCACCGGTGCGCCGCATGATTGCCTCGAGCTGCAATATGATGGCGGCAAGCTGTTTCTGCCGGTGGAAAACATCGAGCTTCTGACCCGTTATGGCGGCGACGACAGCAATGCGGTGCTCGATAAGCTTGGCGGCACCGCTTGGCAATCGCGCAAGGCCAAAGCGCGCGAACGCGTGCGTGAAATCGCGGGCGAACTCATCCGCATTGCCGCGGCGCGCGAACTCAAGACCTTGCCCGAAATCGAAAAGCCGCAAGGGCTGTGGGACGAATTCTGCGCCCGCTTTCCCTATCAAGAGACCGAGGATCAGGAAAAAGCCATCGCCGATGCGGTGGAAGACCTCGCCAAGGGCCGCCCGATGGATCGCCTCGTTTGCGGTGACGTAGGCTTTGGCAAAACCGAAGTCGCTTTGCGCACCGCTTTTGTCGCGGCGATGAGCGGCAGCCAGGTGGCGGTGGTGGTACCGACCACGCTTCTGGCCCGCCAGCATTACCGCTCTTTCGCGCAGCGTTTTGCGGGCTTCCCGGTGAAGGTGCGCCAGCTTTCCCGTTTCGTGGATGCCAAAGAGGCGCGCGAGACCAAGGAAGGGCTCAAATCCGGCGATATCGATATCGTCATTGGCACCCATGCCTTGCTCGCCAAGAACATTGAGTTCACCAGGCTTGGTCTCGTCATTGTCGACGAAGAACAGCATTTCGGCGTCTCGCATAAGGAGCGCTTGAAGAACCTCAAGGCCGATGTGCATGTCTTGACCCTGACGGCGACGCCGATCCCGCGCACGTTGCAATTGGCGCTCTCGGGTGTGCGCGATCTCTCGCTCATCACCACCCCGCCGATCGACCGCCTCGCGGTGCGCACTTATGTGACACCCTTCGATCCCATGGTGATCCGCGAAGCTTTGCTGCGGGAGCATTATCGCGGCGGCCAAAGCTTCTATGTCTGCCCGCGCATTTCCGATCTGCGCGAGGCTGACGAATTCCTGAAAGAGAATGTGCCGGAGGTGAAGGCAGCGGTGGCGCATGGCCAGATGGCGGCGACCGCCCTCGAAGAGATCATGACGGCCTTTTATGACCGCAAGATCGACGTTCTGATTTCCACCAATATCGTGGAATCCGGCCTCGATGTGCCGAATGCCAACACCATGATCGTGCATCGCGCCGATATGTTCGGCCTGTCGCAGCTCTATCAGATCCGCGGGCGCATCGGCCGCTCCAAGCAGCGCGCTTATGCCTATCTGACGACGCCCGCCGATCATAAGCCGACCGAGACGGCCGAGCGGCGCCTGGAAGTGCTGCAATCCCTCGATCAGCTGGGCGCGGGCTTTACCGTGGCCAGCCACGACATGGATATCCGTGGCGCCGGCAATCTTCTGGGCGAAGAGCAATCCGGCCACGTCAAGGAAGTCGGCATCGAGCTTTACCAGGAGATGCTGGAAGAGGCGGTGGCCTCGCTCAAGGAAGGCGGCGATCCTGAGAAGGAAGCTACGGAGCAGTGGTCGCCCAATATCAATATCGGCGCGGCCGTCTTGATCCCGGAAGCCTATGTGCCGGACCTCAATGTCCGCATGGCGCTTTACCGCCGTCTTTCCACCATTGAGACGCGCGCCGATATGGATCGCTTTGCCGCCGAATTGATCGACCGCTTCGGGCCGCTGCCGGAAGAGGTAAAGCATCTCTTCGAGATCGTGCAGATCAAGCAGATGGCGAAGAAGGCGGGCGTGGACAAGATCGATGCGGGACCGAAGGGCGGCGTCATCGGCTTCCGCAACAACCAGTTCGCCAATCCTTTGGGGCTGGTGAAGCTGATCAGCGAAAGCCCGACCTCCGTGAAGGTCCGCCCCGATCAGAAGATCGTCATTTCCAGGGTTTGGGAAACCCCCGAACAGCGCCTCAAAGGCGTGCAGGGCGTGCTCACCGCGCTGGTAAAGCTGGTGGCGTAA
- a CDS encoding succinate dehydrogenase assembly factor 2: MFRCQRRGFKEVDLIFGTFAAHQIDTLGEQELDDLDALLKAPDQDVFTWLKGEVAVPPAFDTSTFRRLQALCSRKDPTWTV; this comes from the coding sequence TTGTTCCGTTGCCAGCGCCGTGGCTTCAAGGAGGTCGATCTGATCTTCGGGACCTTTGCCGCGCACCAGATCGATACGCTCGGCGAACAGGAACTCGATGACCTCGATGCGCTTTTGAAAGCGCCGGATCAGGACGTCTTCACTTGGCTGAAAGGCGAGGTGGCCGTGCCGCCCGCATTCGACACGTCAACTTTCCGGCGCCTGCAAGCGCTCTGTTCCCGCAAGGACCCGACTTGGACCGTGTAA
- a CDS encoding Fic family protein produces the protein MIYPSFALDGADLAVLALIRAQQDQLLYRAAQLPGLWPGFLQRNAFARTLHGSASLAGIKASPAEALAVVDGEKPESLTDPAYRALSGTRNALRFISQAQTDPYLEWNAQLFKSLHFLLTSEEMPAAPGQYRSGASLGGGSEPDAADLPKLMGEVMDYLREDTGDPLVRAALVHLKFLEIRPFRRANARLARLAYVLIASCGSALSPVFCALDEWLARHKDDYVQQCITENGPGAWLKFILRAQYEQTAQLAQRSQAVARAAEEVMHLSRTHDLHDRMQPALLDAVFGYMLRAGRYQSENGVSDVVASRDLRRLCDLGLLEAVGEKRGRYYLSGEPLKQIQARVRLGGGTTPNPYDLVQETGV, from the coding sequence ATGATTTATCCGTCTTTTGCGTTGGATGGGGCCGATTTGGCGGTTTTGGCACTGATCCGTGCCCAGCAGGACCAGCTTCTGTACCGCGCGGCGCAACTGCCGGGCCTTTGGCCGGGTTTCCTGCAGCGCAACGCCTTTGCCAGGACCTTGCACGGCTCGGCCAGCCTTGCCGGGATCAAAGCCTCACCCGCCGAGGCGCTTGCCGTGGTGGACGGGGAGAAGCCCGAATCGCTGACAGATCCAGCCTATCGCGCGCTGAGTGGCACTCGCAATGCGTTACGCTTCATTTCGCAGGCCCAAACCGATCCCTATCTCGAATGGAACGCGCAGCTTTTCAAAAGCCTGCATTTTCTCCTCACCAGTGAAGAGATGCCCGCCGCTCCAGGCCAATACCGCTCCGGTGCCAGCCTCGGCGGTGGCTCGGAACCCGATGCCGCCGATCTGCCGAAGCTGATGGGCGAGGTGATGGACTATTTACGCGAAGATACCGGCGATCCCTTGGTTCGCGCCGCTCTGGTGCATCTGAAGTTCCTCGAAATCCGTCCCTTTCGGCGCGCCAATGCGCGTCTGGCGCGGCTCGCCTATGTTTTGATCGCTTCTTGCGGCAGTGCGCTCAGCCCCGTCTTTTGCGCTCTCGATGAATGGCTCGCCCGCCATAAGGACGATTACGTCCAGCAGTGCATCACGGAAAACGGCCCCGGCGCTTGGCTGAAATTCATTCTGCGCGCCCAATACGAACAGACCGCGCAACTGGCTCAGCGCAGTCAGGCGGTGGCCCGCGCGGCGGAAGAGGTGATGCACCTTTCCCGCACCCATGATCTCCACGACCGCATGCAACCGGCGCTGCTCGATGCAGTCTTTGGATACATGCTGCGGGCCGGGCGCTATCAGAGCGAGAATGGCGTTTCCGATGTCGTCGCCAGCCGGGACTTGCGCCGCCTTTGCGATCTGGGGCTTTTGGAGGCGGTGGGCGAAAAACGCGGACGCTATTACCTCAGCGGCGAGCCCCTGAAACAAATCCAGGCACGCGTGCGCCTCGGCGGCGGTACAACGCCAAACCCTTACGATCTGGTGCAGGAAACCGGCGTCTAG
- a CDS encoding ABC transporter permease translates to MNPEFRRNVWLELTPLRLVVLVALLSLAFFAAAVTDGMNGPGTAARWLYYIVVVFWGARNAARSVVGEIRDRTWDFQRLSSLSASTLMWGKLFGSTIFNWVGGAICLVVIVADAFNRSGPAVAVADLFYFIALGVIAQAAALLASLIGVVRRHGRAQYEVFIYQIVGLAVGLAVWAIADPNGPVLGGFLRSDHIAWWNASLPTEVFLLVSLAVFAGWILLGSYRLMRRELKQVNGPLVWLAFLTFVAGYVGGFDAWVSKQLPIADADSRRLYLVVLVCAGLTYINIFLEAKDRVAFRWFGSEIGHFRIGSALSRLQCWMMSVFATLILGGVLVAHLILSNTMEPGFPADAALVTSILGFLVRDLGIVVLMNMLARRRGGDLLALAVLLLLYLLLPSIIGGLQYGTGRALFLPLHTDPTWMSPAASWAEAMVAWIVAITQIALNERKA, encoded by the coding sequence ATGAACCCGGAATTTCGGCGCAATGTTTGGCTGGAACTGACACCGCTCCGTTTGGTGGTCCTGGTGGCGCTGCTCTCGCTCGCGTTTTTCGCGGCAGCGGTGACCGATGGCATGAATGGCCCTGGCACCGCGGCACGCTGGCTCTACTACATCGTTGTGGTGTTCTGGGGCGCGCGTAACGCGGCGCGCAGCGTGGTGGGTGAAATTCGCGATCGCACCTGGGATTTCCAGCGCCTCTCTTCGCTGAGCGCCTCCACCTTGATGTGGGGCAAGCTCTTCGGCTCGACTATCTTCAATTGGGTGGGCGGGGCGATTTGCTTGGTCGTGATTGTGGCGGATGCCTTCAACCGCTCCGGCCCGGCTGTGGCAGTGGCCGATCTTTTCTATTTCATCGCACTCGGCGTGATTGCCCAAGCCGCCGCCTTGCTGGCGAGTCTTATCGGGGTGGTGCGCCGTCACGGTCGCGCCCAATATGAGGTCTTCATCTATCAGATCGTCGGACTGGCTGTTGGACTGGCGGTATGGGCGATCGCCGATCCGAACGGGCCTGTCTTAGGCGGTTTTCTGCGCTCAGATCATATTGCATGGTGGAACGCCAGCCTGCCGACGGAAGTCTTTCTTCTCGTCTCGCTAGCCGTTTTCGCGGGCTGGATTTTGCTCGGCTCTTATCGGCTGATGCGGCGCGAGCTGAAACAGGTCAACGGCCCCTTAGTGTGGCTCGCCTTTCTGACTTTCGTGGCGGGCTATGTCGGCGGGTTCGACGCCTGGGTCTCGAAGCAATTGCCGATCGCCGATGCGGACTCGCGCCGTCTCTATCTCGTCGTCCTGGTCTGTGCGGGGCTCACTTATATCAACATTTTCCTGGAAGCTAAGGATCGTGTCGCCTTCCGCTGGTTCGGATCGGAGATCGGCCATTTCCGCATCGGCTCGGCTTTGTCGCGGCTGCAATGCTGGATGATGTCGGTCTTCGCCACTTTGATCCTGGGTGGGGTTCTTGTCGCGCATCTCATTCTCTCCAATACAATGGAGCCGGGCTTTCCGGCGGATGCAGCCCTTGTCACCTCAATTCTCGGCTTTCTCGTTCGCGACCTTGGCATCGTCGTGTTGATGAACATGCTGGCGCGACGCCGTGGCGGCGATCTTTTAGCGCTCGCAGTGTTGCTGCTGCTCTATTTACTCCTGCCGTCGATTATCGGCGGGCTACAATACGGCACTGGACGGGCGCTGTTCTTGCCGCTGCACACCGATCCCACCTGGATGTCGCCCGCAGCTTCCTGGGCCGAAGCAATGGTGGCTTGGATCGTGGCCATCACGCAGATTGCGCTCAACGAGAGAAAAGCCTGA